A window of Ictidomys tridecemlineatus isolate mIctTri1 chromosome 15, mIctTri1.hap1, whole genome shotgun sequence contains these coding sequences:
- the Chd9nb gene encoding CHD9 neighbor protein, whose product MGCHSSKGTEVAPEPQKSGEQSKGEEPSVEPGAEAADAKVTPLEDGHPEPQS is encoded by the coding sequence ATGGGGTGCCACTCCAGCAAGGGCACCGAGGTGGCGCCTGAGCCCCAGAAGTCTGGAGAACAGTCCAAGGGAGAAGAACCGAGCGTGGAGCCTGGCGCCGAGGCAGCGGATGCCAAGGTCACGCCCCTGGAGGATGGACACCCCGAGCCCCAGAGCTGA